In bacterium, one genomic interval encodes:
- a CDS encoding DUF1573 domain-containing protein, translating into MLKKIGAVTAIVLMVTSGLTAAPRLVIPEVEFDFGFSPQNSAISHPFWLKSAGDDTLKIVNVVPGCGCTKAPLERDQIAAGDSTRVEIIFSTGSYQGAVSKSPKVVTNEGAPDKFLRIRTTVVNRPDSTYPLVIKPYKVDLSQFGEKGRSETNFTLINKTTSPLTPFMVATFPDHFDIKLPKTIPAGGSADGVIVVKPEMMEKAWEKSFTIELNDENHSRFTIPVKRNLRTQAQTSVPQDVNVSHK; encoded by the coding sequence ATGTTGAAGAAAATCGGAGCGGTGACAGCCATCGTCCTGATGGTGACCAGTGGTCTGACAGCAGCGCCACGGTTGGTGATCCCGGAAGTAGAGTTTGATTTCGGCTTTTCGCCCCAGAATTCGGCGATCAGCCACCCCTTCTGGCTCAAGTCGGCGGGCGATGATACACTGAAGATCGTTAACGTAGTGCCGGGGTGCGGATGCACGAAGGCACCTTTGGAGCGGGACCAGATCGCCGCGGGAGACAGCACTCGAGTTGAGATCATCTTCTCAACCGGAAGTTATCAAGGCGCGGTAAGCAAGTCTCCCAAAGTGGTGACCAATGAAGGGGCGCCGGATAAGTTTCTGCGGATAAGGACAACCGTAGTGAACCGACCGGATTCAACCTACCCGCTGGTGATCAAGCCGTACAAGGTTGACCTTTCCCAGTTCGGTGAGAAGGGGCGTTCGGAAACCAACTTCACACTGATCAATAAGACAACCTCTCCCCTTACCCCATTTATGGTGGCGACGTTTCCCGATCATTTTGACATCAAGTTGCCCAAGACGATCCCGGCGGGAGGATCCGCCGATGGAGTGATCGTGGTCAAGCCGGAAATGATGGAAAAGGCGTGGGAGAAATCATTCACGATCGAACTGAATGACGAGAATCATAGCCGATTCACGATCCCGGTGAAGCGTAATCTGCGAACTCAGGCACAGACCTCGGTTCCACAGGATGTCAACGTATCGCACAAGTAA
- a CDS encoding GWxTD domain-containing protein, with amino-acid sequence MKMVTTDCNTRTTGLISDLTSKPGRFAWLTAILTAAFFICVTSSPEAAEKRLAVYANSVCYNNPTLDTLALLEFPFTINQTGLDFFRPDSTDSSYYGRVFAQVTLFDSTAMPVDSANTYFSVRVDDTLAAAVTEMTLFNKLTLLAKPGLYTANVSVIDAVSKRTADVFLKSVVVSAPQKLKLEIAGPLMAHRILVIKDSLSAANDRLVKHGYKVLPNPTGTFSTTDTNCYFYAELYNLSTGDPGGKFRMHYSVLDSTGALVQDFGFSERPKPGATAVIAQPLDIREIYGTRLRFRVVASDLTSHQSDTAIVQIQRIQPRTNYLTAVETAAFVDPYDSLTLQEKINLTRYMLGSEQIGIMNRLTDEGKLNFLQQYWREHDDDPATPIIENRIKMIERYRHANHLFSRVAGRTDGWSSDRGRIYMVYGPYDEIRDIPTPRTGEPFMIWYYRGIKEGKFFVFQDLKGDNEYKLVHSNVSTERYDQAWADFLKEEMMDTY; translated from the coding sequence ATGAAGATGGTGACTACCGACTGCAATACCCGTACGACGGGCTTAATCAGCGACCTGACTTCTAAACCGGGTCGATTCGCCTGGCTGACCGCAATACTGACAGCCGCGTTTTTTATCTGCGTGACCTCCTCCCCAGAAGCCGCGGAAAAGAGGTTGGCAGTCTATGCCAACTCCGTCTGTTACAACAATCCAACTCTCGACACGCTGGCTTTGCTGGAGTTTCCGTTTACAATCAATCAGACCGGATTGGATTTCTTCCGTCCGGATTCGACTGATTCCTCATATTACGGTCGTGTTTTTGCCCAGGTGACGCTTTTTGATTCTACCGCTATGCCGGTCGATTCTGCCAATACGTATTTCTCAGTCAGGGTCGATGATACACTTGCCGCCGCCGTCACGGAAATGACGCTCTTTAACAAGTTGACCTTGTTGGCAAAACCTGGTCTGTATACGGCCAACGTATCGGTGATTGATGCTGTCAGCAAACGAACGGCGGATGTGTTCCTCAAGTCGGTCGTTGTTTCTGCTCCCCAGAAACTGAAACTGGAGATCGCCGGGCCGCTCATGGCCCATCGCATTCTGGTGATCAAGGACAGCCTCTCTGCGGCGAATGACCGTCTGGTGAAGCACGGCTACAAGGTTCTTCCTAATCCAACCGGTACTTTCAGCACTACCGACACCAATTGTTACTTTTACGCCGAGTTGTACAATTTGTCGACGGGCGATCCTGGCGGAAAATTCCGAATGCACTACTCGGTACTCGATTCAACCGGCGCTCTGGTGCAGGATTTTGGTTTCTCGGAACGACCCAAGCCGGGCGCAACTGCCGTTATCGCCCAGCCACTCGATATCCGTGAAATATATGGCACGAGACTCCGCTTCCGCGTTGTAGCCAGTGACCTGACCAGCCACCAATCGGATACCGCGATCGTGCAGATCCAGCGGATACAGCCGCGCACCAATTATCTCACAGCCGTGGAGACGGCTGCCTTTGTAGACCCCTACGATAGTTTGACTCTGCAGGAGAAGATCAACCTGACGCGATATATGCTCGGATCCGAGCAAATTGGGATAATGAACCGTCTGACGGATGAGGGTAAACTCAATTTCCTCCAGCAATATTGGCGTGAGCATGATGATGATCCCGCCACGCCGATCATTGAGAACCGCATCAAAATGATCGAGCGCTATCGCCACGCTAACCATCTCTTTTCTCGGGTGGCCGGACGAACCGATGGGTGGTCGTCCGATCGCGGGAGGATCTATATGGTCTATGGACCATACGACGAGATCCGCGACATTCCGACTCCGCGCACCGGCGAACCATTCATGATCTGGTACTATCGGGGGATCAAGGAAGGGAAGTTCTTCGTTTTTCAGGACCTGAAGGGCGATAACGAGTATAAGCTCGTCCATTCCAATGTCTCGACAGAACGCTATGACCAGGCGTGGGCGGACTTTCTCAAAGAAGAGATGATGGATACGTACTGA
- a CDS encoding GWxTD domain-containing protein: MELTEPVSRQIRDIALADYLPGDYNLEIYIRGRRAKRLDSRNESFTIQWSQEALLRHDFSAAVDQLAFIANSGELSDMKKLESMEEKIQAFNAFWEERDPTPGTKENEAKREFYRRVTYANHQFRHLRREGWRTDRGRIYVQFGEPDQIDDHPISPDYFPYQIWHYYREGKYRRFTFVDQNEDGDYRLQYPYDGLNQRPDF, from the coding sequence ATGGAGCTGACCGAGCCGGTGAGCCGTCAAATTCGCGACATTGCACTCGCCGACTACTTGCCGGGTGATTACAATCTTGAGATCTACATACGGGGGAGGCGCGCTAAAAGGCTCGACTCTCGAAATGAGTCCTTCACTATTCAGTGGTCTCAAGAAGCTCTGCTGCGGCACGATTTTTCCGCCGCAGTGGACCAACTCGCATTTATAGCCAATTCCGGCGAGCTTTCGGACATGAAGAAGCTGGAATCTATGGAAGAAAAGATCCAGGCCTTTAATGCGTTCTGGGAGGAGCGCGACCCGACTCCGGGAACCAAGGAGAACGAGGCCAAACGAGAATTCTACCGCCGCGTGACTTATGCCAACCACCAGTTCAGGCATCTTCGCCGCGAAGGCTGGCGTACTGACCGCGGCAGGATATATGTACAATTTGGAGAACCGGACCAGATCGATGACCACCCCATATCGCCGGACTATTTCCCGTACCAGATCTGGCACTACTATCGGGAAGGCAAATACCGGCGATTTACCTTTGTGGACCAAAATGAAGATGGTGACTACCGACTGCAATACCCGTACGACGGGCTTAATCAGCGACCTGACTTCTAA
- a CDS encoding ABC transporter permease has translation MLMSFVEMKDSIGMAFGSLRANKFRSGLTILGVMIGVSSVIAMASIINGLNGQMNNEIDEMGSNVIWITKFAPDVDHEDIDEEDRNRPPITVSEANAILLNCPTVEGVSPQNYYFKPSGNDVKYKNRKYSRPRLMGTWPDFLKVNNRNLTAGRFITESDEQFRTMVVVIGADVADVLFESDAPVGKQIRVNNNVFEVIGVLEKVKSSFGNDEVNETVIMPLSTFEKIHPWEEELFLVARAKSLAQMEQAQEEIINALRVHRKVPFNQDNNFHLSTQQQFKDFIAGITKYIYLAMIIITSVGLMVGGIGVMNIMLVSVTERTREIGVRKAIGAKRANIILQFLTEAMTLSATGGLVGIVFGVLVGIGANAAFNFPLSVSVFWIVLGFVVAVSVGLVSGMYPAIKAARLDPIEALRYE, from the coding sequence ATGCTGATGTCATTTGTAGAGATGAAAGACAGTATCGGCATGGCCTTCGGGTCACTCCGTGCCAACAAATTCCGCTCCGGCCTGACCATCCTCGGAGTCATGATCGGAGTCTCATCGGTCATTGCTATGGCCTCGATCATCAATGGCCTCAACGGCCAGATGAATAACGAGATCGATGAGATGGGCTCAAATGTCATCTGGATCACTAAATTTGCTCCTGATGTCGACCACGAGGACATCGACGAAGAAGATCGCAACCGCCCGCCGATCACCGTGAGCGAGGCCAACGCAATTCTCCTGAATTGTCCAACTGTCGAAGGCGTCTCGCCGCAGAATTATTACTTCAAGCCCAGCGGCAATGATGTCAAATACAAGAATCGCAAGTACAGCAGGCCGCGGCTGATGGGGACCTGGCCCGATTTCCTCAAGGTCAATAATCGCAATCTCACCGCGGGACGCTTCATCACTGAATCCGATGAGCAGTTTCGGACCATGGTCGTGGTGATCGGTGCCGATGTCGCCGATGTGTTGTTTGAGTCTGATGCTCCCGTCGGGAAGCAGATCCGGGTGAATAACAATGTCTTTGAGGTCATCGGAGTACTCGAGAAAGTAAAGTCGAGCTTTGGCAATGATGAGGTGAATGAGACCGTCATCATGCCGCTGTCGACCTTCGAGAAGATTCACCCGTGGGAAGAAGAGCTGTTTTTGGTAGCGAGGGCGAAGTCGCTCGCCCAGATGGAGCAAGCCCAGGAAGAGATAATCAATGCCCTGCGTGTTCATCGCAAAGTCCCGTTTAACCAGGACAACAACTTCCATTTGTCGACCCAACAGCAATTCAAGGACTTCATTGCCGGTATTACCAAGTATATCTACCTGGCCATGATCATCATCACCTCTGTTGGCCTGATGGTAGGCGGCATAGGAGTGATGAATATCATGCTGGTTTCAGTGACCGAGCGTACCCGAGAGATCGGGGTCCGTAAGGCAATCGGAGCCAAACGAGCCAACATTATCCTGCAGTTCTTGACCGAGGCCATGACCCTTTCGGCCACCGGAGGGTTGGTCGGTATCGTCTTTGGCGTATTAGTTGGCATTGGTGCCAACGCCGCATTCAACTTTCCGCTATCGGTATCCGTCTTTTGGATAGTACTCGGGTTTGTCGTGGCGGTTTCGGTAGGTCTGGTCTCCGGCATGTATCCAGCCATCAAAGCTGCCCGTCTGGACCCGATAGAAGCGCTCCGCTACGAATAG
- a CDS encoding ABC transporter permease, with the protein MIFGALLRISYDALRANKLRSGLTLLGVVIGVTSVMTIVSALEGMQGAIAEDLNRLGPATFVVTRMGVVTSEEMFWEKIKRKPLTLKNVTQIEEGCEYCDKVSPRGYYEARVKYRDQALRNVLIGGATANYVDIVDIEVAMGRFHSFEDDLYNRKVAYIGEQIRKDLFEGIDPLGKEISIGGKKFTVIGVAKELGSSFGNNQDNFIMIPFSVFETMFGQQRRGLNFAIKAVDVAHLKEAMDQTRMVLRSARHVPFDAEDDFDMLTADNILDMLNEFTKVIRWGLIGISSISLVVGGIVVMNIMMVSVTERTREIGIRKSLGAKRNHILVQFVFESLLVTLTGGLIGIIAGFLIARSLVGLMDMEIQPSALAIFLGLGISVGVGLFFGIYPAMKAARLDPVKALSYE; encoded by the coding sequence ATGATCTTTGGTGCCCTGCTGAGGATCTCCTATGACGCGCTTCGCGCGAATAAACTCCGGTCAGGATTGACCCTGCTCGGAGTGGTGATCGGCGTTACTTCGGTAATGACCATCGTCTCCGCACTCGAAGGAATGCAGGGGGCGATCGCCGAAGATCTCAATCGCTTGGGTCCCGCCACGTTTGTCGTTACCCGTATGGGGGTAGTAACGTCAGAAGAGATGTTCTGGGAGAAGATCAAACGCAAACCGCTTACTCTCAAGAATGTCACGCAGATCGAAGAAGGCTGTGAATACTGCGACAAGGTCTCGCCGCGCGGATACTACGAAGCCCGCGTTAAATATCGCGATCAGGCGCTCCGAAACGTGCTGATCGGCGGCGCTACGGCGAACTATGTCGACATTGTCGATATCGAAGTCGCGATGGGGAGGTTTCACTCCTTTGAAGATGATCTTTACAACCGCAAGGTTGCCTATATCGGTGAACAGATTCGCAAAGACCTGTTTGAGGGTATAGACCCGCTGGGGAAAGAGATCAGCATCGGCGGCAAGAAATTTACCGTGATCGGGGTCGCCAAAGAACTCGGTTCGTCCTTCGGCAACAACCAGGACAACTTCATCATGATCCCCTTCTCGGTGTTTGAGACGATGTTCGGCCAGCAGCGGCGAGGGCTCAATTTCGCGATCAAGGCTGTCGATGTCGCGCATCTCAAGGAAGCAATGGATCAGACCCGCATGGTCCTGCGTTCCGCGCGTCACGTTCCGTTTGATGCCGAAGATGACTTTGATATGCTGACCGCCGACAATATTCTCGACATGCTCAACGAATTCACCAAAGTGATCCGCTGGGGTTTGATCGGTATTTCATCGATCTCACTGGTGGTTGGTGGGATCGTCGTCATGAATATCATGATGGTTTCGGTAACCGAGCGTACTCGCGAGATAGGCATACGAAAGTCTCTTGGCGCCAAGCGCAATCATATACTGGTTCAGTTTGTTTTTGAATCACTCCTGGTGACCCTGACCGGAGGGCTGATCGGCATCATTGCCGGCTTCCTGATCGCCCGATCACTGGTCGGATTAATGGATATGGAGATTCAACCGTCTGCCCTGGCGATCTTCCTTGGTCTGGGCATCTCTGTCGGAGTCGGCCTATTCTTCGGGATTTACCCGGCAATGAAAGCGGCTCGTCTTGATCCTGTAAAAGCGCTGAGTTATGAGTAA
- a CDS encoding ABC transporter ATP-binding protein — protein sequence METSSKSFTTSLPGMGKRVSRNMALIETNNLWKTYQMGAETVHALRGVSIVIQKGEYVAIMGPSGSGKSTLMNLIGCLDTPSQGDYYLNGKLASGMSDDELATIRNREIGFVFQTFNLLARATSLHNVELPLIYNGTPAKERIEKAKVALDKVQLSDRMMHKPNELSGGQRQRVAIARALVNNPSLILADEPTGNLDSKTSEDIMKLFDHLHSQGNTIITVTHEHDIAARAHRVLSILDGQIASDRAGEKARVSTVR from the coding sequence ATGGAGACTTCGTCAAAGTCATTCACGACGAGTCTTCCGGGGATGGGAAAGAGAGTAAGTCGTAACATGGCGCTAATCGAAACGAACAACCTCTGGAAAACCTATCAGATGGGGGCGGAAACTGTCCACGCGCTCCGCGGCGTCTCGATCGTGATCCAGAAGGGTGAATATGTCGCCATTATGGGGCCGTCCGGTTCGGGTAAATCAACTCTTATGAACCTGATCGGCTGCCTGGATACTCCTTCCCAGGGTGACTATTACCTTAATGGCAAGTTGGCCAGCGGTATGTCGGATGACGAACTGGCAACGATCCGCAACCGCGAGATCGGGTTCGTCTTTCAGACTTTCAATCTGCTCGCCCGCGCGACTTCTCTTCACAACGTCGAGCTTCCGCTCATCTACAACGGCACTCCCGCCAAAGAGAGGATCGAGAAGGCCAAGGTAGCGTTGGACAAAGTCCAGCTTTCCGATCGCATGATGCACAAACCGAATGAGCTCTCTGGAGGACAACGCCAGCGTGTCGCGATAGCGCGAGCGTTGGTGAATAATCCGTCCTTAATTCTTGCCGATGAACCGACCGGTAACCTTGACAGTAAAACCTCCGAAGATATCATGAAGCTCTTCGATCATCTGCATTCGCAAGGTAATACGATCATTACCGTAACTCATGAACATGACATCGCTGCCCGGGCGCACCGGGTATTGTCGATTCTCGATGGTCAGATCGCCAGTGATAGAGCCGGCGAAAAGGCGAGGGTAAGTACAGTGCGATGA
- a CDS encoding efflux RND transporter periplasmic adaptor subunit, whose product MKSKKVWLIIGAVVVVGVILYFNLTADSKQKTEVNAQVVAQEDLVEKVSASGRIQPKSKVNITAEVSGKVIALPVKEGDTVEPGDLLVLIDTIQAKSDLDQARYTLNEISARMTGAKSDLEQAEREYNRQKQLFDNGLTSESLFDNAKYAFEAAKSSYEATSASAKQSQAYFEKATDNLKKTRISAPMPGIITYVDVEVGEVAPAQNAFTQGKTLLTISNLNVFEVEVEVDETEVAKIDIGQRAEISVDAFPDTTFPGEVVEIGNTAIIEGLGSTDQSTNFKVTVVFQGAEVKVRPGMSATVDITTAQRDDVMSIPYSAVVVRSFDMDSLKAARESQASTGGAVNAVHAAETTSADTAKKSPEEKKELRGAFVIREGKAIFVEIQTGIADQKNVQVASGLQVGDSVISGPYRVLRTIKDGDFVKVIHDESSGDGKESKS is encoded by the coding sequence ATGAAAAGCAAGAAAGTATGGCTGATTATCGGAGCCGTCGTTGTTGTTGGAGTTATCCTCTACTTCAATCTGACCGCGGACTCCAAACAGAAGACCGAAGTTAATGCGCAGGTAGTCGCCCAGGAAGATCTGGTCGAAAAAGTCTCTGCCTCTGGTCGAATCCAGCCGAAGAGCAAAGTTAATATCACTGCCGAGGTCAGCGGCAAAGTGATCGCTCTGCCGGTCAAAGAAGGAGATACGGTCGAGCCAGGCGACTTGCTGGTGCTGATCGACACGATTCAGGCGAAGTCCGATCTCGATCAGGCTCGCTATACACTTAATGAGATCTCCGCTCGCATGACTGGTGCAAAGTCCGATCTCGAACAGGCTGAACGCGAATACAACCGCCAGAAGCAGCTTTTCGACAATGGCCTGACCTCCGAATCACTTTTCGACAACGCCAAGTATGCTTTTGAGGCCGCCAAGTCTTCGTACGAAGCAACCTCCGCATCCGCCAAGCAATCGCAGGCCTATTTTGAAAAAGCGACGGACAATCTGAAAAAGACCAGGATCTCTGCCCCCATGCCCGGCATCATTACTTATGTCGATGTCGAGGTTGGTGAGGTAGCACCTGCTCAGAACGCCTTCACACAGGGAAAGACGTTGCTCACAATCTCAAACCTGAACGTCTTTGAGGTTGAGGTAGAGGTTGACGAGACTGAAGTTGCCAAGATTGATATCGGCCAGCGCGCCGAGATCTCTGTCGATGCCTTCCCCGACACGACATTCCCCGGCGAGGTTGTCGAGATCGGCAATACGGCTATAATTGAGGGCCTGGGTTCAACCGATCAGTCAACCAACTTCAAGGTGACGGTCGTCTTTCAGGGAGCCGAGGTCAAGGTCCGACCCGGTATGTCGGCCACCGTCGACATTACCACTGCCCAACGCGACGATGTCATGAGCATTCCGTATAGCGCTGTGGTAGTCCGTTCCTTTGATATGGACTCCCTCAAGGCTGCTCGCGAATCGCAGGCCAGCACTGGCGGAGCGGTTAATGCCGTTCATGCCGCCGAGACCACTTCCGCGGATACCGCGAAGAAGTCGCCGGAAGAGAAGAAGGAACTCAGGGGAGCGTTTGTTATCCGCGAAGGTAAGGCAATCTTCGTTGAGATCCAGACCGGTATCGCTGATCAGAAGAATGTCCAGGTCGCCAGCGGCCTGCAGGTGGGAGATTCGGTCATTTCTGGACCGTATCGCGTACTGCGTACTATAAAGGATGGAGACTTCGTCAAAGTCATTCACGACGAGTCTTCCGGGGATGGGAAAGAGAGTAAGTCGTAA
- a CDS encoding TolC family protein, whose protein sequence is MKFLQRGLFAALFAVVLFGSVAQAAVLTLDDAIDMALKNRSSIIAARGSEELAKAGKRAALGAFLPKIDASYDWYKNKYTNQKFEGPDSSGTLVDGEYPDVTLTNKSLGFGGRISFTLPDAVLGYLAAKEDAVVAGLDVISSEQDLILAVKTRYYAYLAAEQNIGVQEEAVKRSEEQLKLIQSRFELGSAAKSDVLKQRVQYGNDKLNLLQARNSVISTKASLSYTIGLDPTQEHQFSTEYIVREYAGSLDEALQYGFAHSPDLLAQERNIKAAKLRLTDSKTDYLPKFSPLLSYGYGKDWTENGGSSWESGTTMTYGFALTWNIFDGFQREQNVTARRVAFNNAKASAADARNLTASDIKSTYLEIEQLREQKKVSQENVDAATEDLKITQEKYNLGAATILDLLNAQVSLKQAQVSLIQADFDLNLSVSRLENSMGKM, encoded by the coding sequence ATGAAGTTTCTGCAACGTGGTCTGTTCGCCGCCCTATTCGCGGTAGTACTTTTCGGGAGCGTGGCTCAGGCCGCTGTCCTGACCCTTGATGACGCCATTGATATGGCGCTCAAAAACCGCTCATCGATCATCGCCGCTCGCGGATCCGAAGAGCTTGCCAAGGCCGGCAAGCGTGCGGCTCTCGGCGCGTTTTTGCCGAAGATCGACGCTTCCTACGATTGGTACAAGAATAAGTACACCAATCAGAAGTTTGAAGGACCAGATTCCTCCGGTACGCTGGTCGATGGTGAATACCCCGATGTTACTCTCACCAACAAATCGCTCGGTTTTGGTGGCCGAATTTCCTTTACCCTTCCGGACGCGGTACTTGGGTACCTCGCAGCCAAGGAAGATGCTGTGGTTGCCGGCCTCGATGTCATCTCCTCTGAGCAGGATCTGATCCTGGCGGTCAAGACTCGCTACTACGCCTATCTTGCTGCGGAACAGAATATCGGCGTGCAGGAAGAAGCGGTGAAGCGGTCGGAAGAACAGCTTAAGCTGATCCAATCCCGCTTTGAACTCGGTTCTGCGGCGAAGTCTGATGTTCTCAAGCAGCGCGTCCAATATGGGAATGACAAGTTGAACCTGCTGCAGGCGCGCAACAGCGTCATCAGCACCAAAGCGAGTCTTTCTTACACGATCGGCCTCGATCCTACCCAGGAGCACCAGTTCTCGACAGAGTACATCGTCCGCGAATACGCCGGCAGTCTGGATGAGGCGTTGCAGTATGGTTTTGCGCATAGTCCCGATCTGCTGGCGCAGGAACGGAATATCAAAGCGGCCAAACTTCGCCTGACAGATTCGAAGACTGACTACTTGCCGAAATTTTCCCCACTCTTGTCATACGGCTATGGCAAGGACTGGACTGAAAACGGTGGTTCCTCATGGGAATCCGGCACCACTATGACTTACGGCTTCGCGCTGACCTGGAATATCTTTGATGGCTTCCAGCGTGAGCAGAACGTCACCGCACGCCGTGTTGCTTTCAACAATGCGAAAGCGTCAGCCGCCGACGCTCGCAACCTGACCGCCAGCGACATCAAGTCGACCTATCTCGAGATCGAGCAACTGCGCGAACAGAAAAAGGTCTCGCAGGAAAACGTCGATGCGGCCACTGAAGATCTGAAGATCACACAGGAAAAATATAATCTGGGCGCCGCGACCATTCTTGATCTGCTGAACGCCCAGGTCTCCTTGAAACAGGCGCAGGTATCGCTGATCCAGGCCGATTTTGACCTGAATCTCTCTGTCTCGCGTCTCGAAAACTCAATGGGCAAGATGTAA
- a CDS encoding YIP1 family protein, with protein MPETNLDMSATALPENKGLALRGLWEVFTAPTSFFQKLAESPKILLPWILIGIIAAISFILMADVIFETQWQNPEFQEQMQNSPGMTKERMQSIMAVTTPIFGTLALLLAPLLIAALASFWGNFVFGGQATFRQLLSVSLYGELLYFLAPWYCCCRWC; from the coding sequence ATGCCGGAGACTAATCTCGATATGAGCGCAACGGCGCTCCCCGAAAACAAGGGCCTTGCTCTGCGCGGCCTATGGGAAGTTTTTACTGCCCCAACGAGCTTCTTTCAGAAACTGGCGGAATCCCCGAAGATCCTTCTTCCCTGGATACTCATTGGTATTATTGCTGCCATCTCGTTCATTCTGATGGCCGATGTCATCTTCGAGACGCAATGGCAGAACCCCGAATTCCAGGAGCAAATGCAAAACAGTCCTGGCATGACCAAAGAACGCATGCAATCGATCATGGCAGTAACCACTCCTATCTTTGGGACATTGGCGTTATTGCTGGCTCCGCTCCTGATCGCCGCGCTCGCCTCATTTTGGGGGAATTTCGTCTTTGGCGGACAAGCCACATTTAGGCAGTTGTTGTCCGTTTCACTGTACGGAGAGCTTCTTTACTTTTTGGCACCATGGTACTGCTGCTGCCGCTGGTGTTAG
- the trxB gene encoding thioredoxin-disulfide reductase, which yields MAQEKQYEVIVVGGGPGGLCAGMYSARARRKTVCLEKYLPGGQIALTGEVEDYLGFEHISGAELGQRFTDHAKKFGLEIEMEEVEEVYTEGEDRIARCASGNTYRAKALILSTGGSPVRLNIPGEQEYGGKGVSYCAICDGAFFRDKVIAVVGGGDAAVEEGAYLTKYGSKVYIIHRRDELRAQKIIQQRAFANPKIEFIWDSAVEEVNGNGGIISSLTLKNLKSGQLSTLDVGAVFIYVGFRPNSNLVREQLRKDEGGYILTNDRMETSVPGIFACGDVRAQLVRQVTNAVGDGTTAAVAAEKYIEALEDRHAQRV from the coding sequence ATGGCACAGGAAAAGCAATACGAAGTGATTGTAGTCGGCGGCGGCCCGGGTGGCCTCTGCGCCGGTATGTATAGCGCCCGCGCTCGCAGAAAAACCGTCTGTCTTGAGAAATATCTCCCGGGTGGGCAGATTGCCCTTACCGGAGAAGTGGAAGATTATCTCGGGTTTGAACATATCAGTGGGGCTGAACTCGGCCAGCGCTTTACCGACCATGCCAAGAAATTCGGTCTTGAGATCGAAATGGAAGAGGTCGAGGAAGTCTACACTGAGGGCGAAGACCGTATCGCCCGGTGCGCATCCGGCAATACCTATCGCGCCAAAGCGCTCATTCTCTCAACTGGTGGCTCTCCAGTGCGACTCAATATTCCCGGAGAGCAGGAATATGGCGGCAAAGGTGTCTCATACTGTGCCATATGTGATGGCGCATTCTTCCGGGATAAGGTAATTGCGGTCGTGGGTGGCGGAGATGCGGCAGTTGAAGAGGGGGCATATCTGACCAAGTACGGCTCCAAAGTCTACATCATACATCGTCGCGATGAGCTACGCGCCCAGAAGATCATCCAGCAACGGGCTTTCGCGAACCCCAAGATCGAGTTTATCTGGGATTCAGCGGTTGAAGAGGTCAACGGAAATGGTGGCATCATTTCCAGCCTTACCCTGAAAAACCTGAAATCCGGTCAACTTTCGACACTTGATGTCGGCGCGGTCTTTATATATGTCGGTTTCCGTCCTAATTCCAATCTGGTCCGCGAGCAACTGCGCAAAGACGAGGGAGGGTATATCCTGACCAATGACCGGATGGAGACCTCCGTCCCTGGTATCTTTGCGTGTGGCGATGTCCGCGCGCAATTAGTGCGCCAGGTGACCAATGCCGTCGGCGATGGAACCACCGCGGCTGTGGCGGCGGAAAAATATATCGAGGCGCTGGAAGATCGACACGCGCAGCGGGTCTAA
- the cobO gene encoding cob(I)yrinic acid a,c-diamide adenosyltransferase, producing MQKDSTTGLLIVYTGDGKGKTTAALGMCVRAVGYNWNICLIQFVKGSWKYGELKGLKRLEPNVELHVIGEGFVGILDDQKSFEEHREAARNGVALALEKLRSGQYPLVILDELNVAYSLGLVTQDELEEIVAARDPLKNLVITGRGASDWLKERADLVTEMREIKHPYQKGILAQKGVDW from the coding sequence ATGCAAAAAGACTCGACTACTGGACTATTGATAGTATACACGGGCGACGGCAAAGGGAAGACCACTGCCGCGCTCGGTATGTGTGTTCGCGCTGTCGGATACAATTGGAATATCTGCTTGATTCAATTCGTCAAAGGCTCGTGGAAGTATGGTGAATTGAAGGGACTCAAACGACTTGAACCAAATGTGGAATTGCATGTTATCGGGGAAGGATTTGTTGGTATTCTGGATGACCAGAAGTCATTCGAAGAACATCGCGAAGCTGCCCGCAATGGGGTCGCTCTCGCCCTGGAGAAATTGCGTTCAGGGCAGTATCCATTAGTGATTCTCGATGAACTGAATGTCGCCTATTCTTTGGGTTTGGTCACTCAGGATGAACTTGAAGAGATCGTGGCCGCTCGCGATCCGTTGAAAAATCTGGTCATAACCGGCCGCGGCGCCTCGGATTGGCTGAAGGAACGAGCTGACCTCGTAACTGAAATGCGAGAGATCAAACATCCCTACCAAAAAGGGATCCTCGCCCAAAAAGGGGTCGATTGGTAA